The segment tctcatacattatagaagttggcttctagcatgacGACATCatttctcattagatgatttttcatctcatcattagtttTAAGCGTGCATTAAtcttaatactttcattagagtgtttcttagagactggtctctttattAGTTTTACACTCTCATATATCAGTACGGTTTTGGTAACACTtattaggctcatttgagattggtcTAGTCTTTTatattagcctcttatcatgttgtcatcACATTAATTAACTTTAGCATATTAGCTCTTCATAATTATTCACCCCATTAAGTGAATGTTCATTTtgcatatgccaatgcacttggccttttagtgtgtttcacaatCTTACTTAACCATCCTTGGGTCAcataatttcatcatatacatcagAGGTTCGCATACTTTTAAACATACACTGGACTTATGAACCCATACGTACAAGCCATGTGGCTTCGTTCATGATTCGTCTAAGTGACTTGTACTTACCCaagattatatggtacaagacttatgcatcttgtaagtatgccaAGGTCTCAAGTTCGATTCCTATAGGAAGAATTTTGCTCACGTaagatttatgtatcaatacggaattaAGCAAGAGAACTCGATTTCGAACCCCTTGAGCAACACTTAgtcttatattatattttgatttaaaatttcagCTTTGGGACCCGAGATCGAATCCCAACGCctacatttcttttatttcttttctctccttgacttttctatttttgactgagaggatgtgggatcaaTCCCTCACAAcctcatttaatatttttctttaattggtTCAATACCTGATTACCTCACATATTTTAAAACGATTTTTGAAACTCAAATTCTTTAAGTTGCATAACCGAAactaaaattttagaaatgaTCATGTTTTCCAGTCCATTTTCTTAACATTTTATATGTTAGATTTTGGGATAATTCATGGAACATTTCCTACAATATTAGGTGCATTTTCGTAGTTACATTTAGCCAAGAGTTTTCACCCAATTCAGCGACATCAcacctcatatgaacatcacaatttttacaaatatttgcACGTAAAATACAAGGATTTAACATGCCTTTTTCACAATTCAATCTGAGACCAAGAGTCACGGCATATACAATgcacacatatacatatcacATAGTTTcagaaagaaatatttattagtCACATAAATCGgaacatacatacatgaacataatcatcacaaaaaAATGTTGCATCCCtaatttctaccagcaaacatacccaacctacaacAATCGATGGGAgatagtgacagggacatgaaACGGGGAAACATTCCTAGTCTTTGGATTAGAATAGACTGAATCTTAGAGGTTTCTTGGGAAAGGTACCAAGAGGAacaaaacccataccttttcgTCGTTCAACACCTACTTCAAACATTTCCAACACACTACCAACTCCCACGAACCAAAGCTTCACCACGAAACCTCAAACACAATCCCATTAATAACTTTGCTTTTGCTTTTTGTTTTTAGactaatttttgttttgatcttTAGCgttcaagttcttcaagtgtgatgaacttttgaattttttttttgttttcttttactGATAATGGAACGTGAAAGTAATAGTGGGGGTTTAGACGTGAGAGTAGCTTAGGAGTAGAAGTTTTAGgtgaagacttagtcaaactagaactccttgttatttaattaaaaatccaATTTTTTTAAGGTTAAGTGAAATAACAGTTATGCCCCGACTTAAATCCgataattaaatatgatttaatattGCTTCCACCAAGGATCAAACCATGGTGAAGCTCTTCTCGCGAATGGGTCAATTTGGGTCGATCAAACCCGAACCGTCCactaaaatacattaattaagtaaatccttagggtaattatgatactacccttagctggaaaagatcattttacccctagaccctccacaCCTAAGATTATCCCTTTCAAGTccggttaagactcatccgggtaaatcttAATAGTCGGGTGCCCAACATGTCTTGACCCAACCttgcctagctcaactaactgaACAAGTTGGTTGGCTTGGGTGATGCATAGGTTTTGAGGTTTGGTTCCAGTGCATCAAGTCATGTGAAACCGGTTTAGTCTAGGCATTCTAGGTACGTTTAGGCATTACTTCGCATAGTTATTTTTggattgttacattatccccccccccttaggaacattcgtcccagAATGACACTTCTAATTATCTAGCACGATGCcactcatatcataacataagtaCTATACAAAGTCAAGCAATAGCAACAAAGAATAGAGGACACaaggaaacttagacttaagaTTAAAAGTTTAACCTTAAGAGCTAAAAAGATGAGGATGGTGGGATCTCATATAAGCCTCGGACTCCCACGTAGAACCCTTAACAAGATTGTTTCTCCACAACAACTTCACTATGGCAACCTCTTTGTTTCTCAGCCGCTTCACCTGTCggtctaaaatctcaacaggaacctcttcataagacaagtCTTCATCAACCCCCAAACATTCAACACGCAGAATCAATGCTGGATCACCaaggcacttctttaacatataGACATGAATGACTGGATGAATAGAAGCTAGCTCCGTTTGCAACGCCAACTCATAGGACACCTCACCTACACGGTGTAAAATCTCGTATGGCCCAACATACCTtggactcaacttccccttcctgccaaacctcatcacccccttaatgggtgatatcttcaagtagACCTTGTCACCTACATCAAACTTTAAGGGCCACTTCATATTATCTACATAAGACTTCTGCCAACTTTAAGCAGtagccaacctgtccctaatcaccctgaccttctctaacatctcatgaatgatctctggacccaaaatggatgaatTTACAACTTGAtaccacccaactggagacctacacctcctaccataatGTGCCTCAAACGGTGTCATCCCAATGCTGAAGTTATAGCTGTTATTATACAAAAACTCTATCAATGGTAGATGGTCGTCCCAACTACCCCAAAAGTCGATCACACACGCACTCAatatgtcctccaatgtctgaatggtacgctcttcCTTCCCATTtgtcttaaaatgaaaagaggtATCGATTTTTACCTGCGTGCCTAAGGTCTTCTGGAAAAATCTCCAGAAATGCAAAGTGAACAAAGCTCCTCAATTTGATATGATAGAGAAAGAAATACCATGcacctcacaatctcatcaatgtagagtctcacATAATCCTCGGCTTTGTAATTTTACTTCACatggataaagtgggcagacttagtctTCCTGttcacaataacccatatggagtcatgttgtctcctagtcctcggaagaccaaccatgaaGTCAATGTTACTGGACTCCCACTTCCAAGTCAGAACCTCAATCATCTGAGTGAGACCACCAATCTTAAGGTGCTCCACCTTAACCTACGATAATTCGGATACCTGGCCATATACTCaacaatgtccttcttcatgcaatcccaccaatagatctcctgaggtcatgatacatcttggtggaacctgaaTGTATCGAATACCTGGAACCATGGGCTTCGTCAACTATCTTGGTCCGCAAATCATCCATATCTAGTACATACCGGCTGTCTTGGTACCTAAGTATCTCGTCACCTCCTAAAGCAAAGGACTCATTCATCTTTACCATCACTGAGTCCTTACactccatcaacacaggatcaagatgccgacccttcttgacttcaactaccaagGATGATTAAGAACTAGGATGAAatgaaacacccccactagtagagtcaatcACCCGCACCCAATTCTGGACAGTCTGTGTACATCCTTCACTAACTCCTTCTTCTAATCATCAACGTGGGTTTTACTCCCCATGCTCAACCTTCTCAAAGCATCAGCTAGAATATTTTCATTCCCTGGATGATAGTGGACtctcatgtcatagtccttcaatagctccaaccatctccgctgTCGTAGGTTCAACTCCATCTGCGTGAACATGTACTGGAGACTATTTTGGTCTGTGAACACATACACATGCACCCcgtacaagtaatgcctccacaGCTTCAATGAAAACAACATAGAGGCCAACTCCAGGTCAtaagtgggataattcttctcatgaaccttgagttatCTCGACATATAGGTTATAACCTTACcagcctgcataagaacacaacccaaacccaccctagatgcatcacaataaatagtgTAACTCTCACCACATATAGGCAACGTAAGCACTAGGGCTGAAGTGAGTTTATCTTTGAGCTCCTGGAAACACTTCTCACAAGTCTCCTCCAATTCAAACATGGCTATGTTCTTAGTCAAAGCTGTAagtggggcagcaatggaagaaaatccctccacGAACTTACAGTAGTAACCTTCCAATAACAGAAAGCTACAGATATTGATGGAAGTAAGAAGTCTTGGCAAGTTCTTTACAGCCTCAGTCTTTTTGGGGTCCACATCCACACCctgatcggacacaacatgacccatAAAAGTCACTGATCTAAgacaaaattcacacttgctgaatttggcatacaactgttgttgtctaagtaccttcAAGGTTAGTCTCatatgttgttcatgctcttccttggtgtTAGAGTAGATGtggatgtcatcaatgaatactatgacgaaagaaTCAAGATATTCATGGAAAACTCggttcatgaggtccataaataTAGCAGGGGCATTTGTGAGATTAAATGACAagactaggaactcataatgaccataaagGGTAGGAAAGGCTGTCTTTGGTATATattcatccctaaccctaagccgATGATGCCCaaaacgaagatcaatctttgagaagaaactagacccttggagttgatcgAATAAGTCATCTATTCTGAGAagtggatacttgttctttgtagtgactttgttgagctgaccataatcgatacacatcctaagggtcCCATCTTTCATTCTTACAAACAGCACTGGAgtgccccaaggggatatgctcggttggatgaaacccttatcaatgagatcttttaactacaGCTTTAACTCTTTGAGTTCAACTAGAGCCATTTTGTACagaggaattgaaattggtttGGTGTCGGGATCTATGccgataccaaaatcaatctCTCGAGGGGGTCAGACTCCAAGCAAATCATCGGGGAAAACATCTCGGAAGTCACTCACTACAGGTAGAGAGTCTATGGAAGAAAAATCATGATCTAGATCATTGACACTCACAAGATGGCATAACaatcccttggacatcattttattagcTTTTAGGTCAGAAATCAAGGGACTTGAACGACTCAAATTGTACCCCTCCATACAAGCTCTACATCATGAGGGAAACAAAATCTCACAACCCTACTATGGCAATCCATGAAGGCATAATATTTATGGAGCTAGTTCATACCAATTATAATAGCGAAGTCATTCATGGTTAACACGACAAGGTCTTCACACAAAGTCTTACCTCATACTACTATTGGGCAGTCTTTATGAACCCTATCAActcttacattttctcctaaggGAATACTAACTACGATAGGATTATAAAAACCTCAGGTAGTGTTTCGAAAGTAAGAGAAATCAAGGGAGTCACAAAAGAAAGCGTACACCCTGGACTAAGTAAAGCATAACAAGAGGTTGAGAAAACTTTGAAGtatacctgtgaccacatcagcaTACTTCTCTTGCTCCTCCCTACCTTTCAAGGTGTAGAATAtgttcctcttaggaggctcGGCTGCAGCGGCATTCTGGGGATTAGGCCTAGGCGGAGTATTACCTCCATCCTGACCCCTATTCTATGGACAAACCCTGACCATATGTTCGGTATTCCTACAATAGAAGCAGGCATTTGTGCCTATTCTTCACTCCTTACTCTGAATACATCCACACTTGCCACATTCCTTTCTAGGATGTTGCACACCACCTCCATTTCCCTTCTTCGGTTGGGTATGCCTCCTCTGGGTGCTATACTCCTATAAGAGTTAGAGTTGCCTAATCTCTGATTCCCCTTCATAAATCTAGGCTAATCACGAACTCTAAAAGTGCTCCTGACCCCACAACTGCTGGGACCTGCTTTGTAAAAAGGTTTAGGCCTCCTAACCTCATGGGCTCTCTTTCTCATCCTGTTGTCCTTAACTTGCTGGACATGCACCATAAGCTTGGACAAGTCTATGTTGTCATGGAGTATCGTAGCCCGACACTCCTCCTCCAAGTCCTCTGAGAATCCTATAAGGAACCTAATATGGTCAAACTTACtactcaaataagaagtaaaatggtcgtatcaagtaaagaacccaactaatgaggttgggatcgatcccacgaggaaaatagtttagacttaactttattctattattacttttatttagtcaactatttccttataaaacaaaagacaaaaaagggtttttatttctaaattaacgaaaataattaactaaattaaagtaaacaactaacagattcaaatctcggagcttaatcaattaataaaagtaactagggcttaagtatTCCCCATAGGTTCCTTACtagataattctaactataacaattctttcctagtatcttgcatgtaaagtgataagttatgtatctctaaatccttattccggcatctagaaaatttcactccgcaccttggttcggctacgtgtgttgctatactaacccttaccttttcctcatattaagcattgtattcgatatttgactaagttattacctcgtaccaaccgacactagcctattagatagtgtacattAAATCTatcttgataattcttttcctattatctacctccttggtctgacaAGTAGCgctaaggcgagttctaacatttgccatccgttaaaaagacttctaaacgaaagaattatcaatacatgcaagacattattctagaattgctatttcagttagattttacctcattattcacccatgatTCCTGCAACCCTAGTTATGgtatttagttacccatggtcataattatactattcatatatttaatataagaattcatgcactattttaaagagaaaaaataaaatccaaaaattcacttgtttaataaacaaaaacaccaacaataaattccagaaaaagtgtatcaattactgaaattaattcttcaATAGTTGAACAACAGAACTAAAAATTATCGAAAAGTCTAACAGTCTCATGAAAAGTCTAACCcaaaaaacaaggtttttcaaactgtttataataaaaactaaaacttaataaatgaaggactctaattactgaaaatatgTCCAAATGCGTCTGAGttgacggacctcgtgacggaccgtagtggtcacgacgggccgtcatggccttcttcgtcccatacttcacaaattcttctgttGCTTTCTTCGTTACCCTCAACaaacaggtatgacggaccgttccaagcacgatggtccgtcgaggtTCTCTGTTCCATCATACTTTAActttttggaatttgggtacaaggactactctctgatcattacgacgaacaagcaggacggaccgccgtggctatgacggttcgtcatggaCTTCCATAACCCCTCACTAGgtcagactttcccatcttcctttagcagcttcTCTCCTCACTACGACGCCACCTATTGACCGTCACAGactcgacagaccgtcataagatccgtaggtggtctcttctgcatttcttgctcaaaaacttccgcgttcatctctGGATaaatttcctacaaataaggagaaacttacataaaaattaatacaaaaaggtttttggacacacactaaacttaaggaaaaagcattaaaattactatgaaaccatggtacatcaacaccctcaacttaaattcgtcgtttgtcctcaagcgacacactatgacacACTATAAAATCTTTGTATAagagtatccatattttagctttcgcaatcatttggctatcaatcccgatcattctcatcatgtttatgcatgttatcactattaggcttgaattatgtggaaccGGACCATGATatagactcaccacgcactgacACCTATCATCTTtgatttctcaccgaggtgctaatattttcggtatttgcaactagtgtcctcaatTCAAAAGAACAACCTCATTTTttacacaatgatttcagtttgagtataaggattagttctcaacactcactctcagaaaaaattcacaactcattcatacatatcgCCATAAGCTTGACCTTATTTTCACCTCTTTAAGTTCtccatacaactcttaggattatgataggactttcttagcttgtaacataggctcagggtcaggtagggtatatttagatatactttagtgacttgttgccctccttgacatattggCTAAATGTACcacctttttatcattttatctcgcccaatttctcaattttctttttatcttgctGTTTTCCCTTTCTTATCCTTATATGTAAGtgacttttcttttttcttttttttagtcacttctgttttgttctttctttctcataATTCTTCCAACCCCACTTTTCGGAGTATTCCTTATAACAGCCATCCTCAACTCATGACttttccatgagtcaaggtTCACAATACCCACGGTTGGTTCAGGGCCACGACAAGGTTTTTTTCTGCATTacccaccctcaacttatgcgtTTGGCATAAACTGAGATGCACATGTCCAATTAGGGAcaagggccaacacattgttcccagagaagatcagttggggtgaaaaagaaagatctgTTTTTAGGcttaaatcatttggatcaatacGGGATTAAGTTCATTTGGttttctgttattattatttttttcaagattgACTATTTTGAACaaaggcctatgatcctttcctaattgttcattttggcttacttttagcaagactaaccaagcaagttctagcttagtCTCAATGGTTGATCCTTCGagttttcctcacactcacttgacattcattacattcccagattattagacacctagtttgagtATTAGATTCAAGGTCATGCAGTAGTGTATCTCTATATCATGTTTaaagccacacaattatcaattactatgcctagtcaagcatcattttcatatcgggatatcatatttttttagccatcatgcttcatagttatactatgtacacaagatataacaTGTTGATTAAACAATAAAACTAATCAgtctttttgtgaaaaaaaaaacacaggcaagaaaaccccaaaagaggatcgtgaattgggctactcagacttcaccctagcactcactttccatttaaccacccccaacaaaaagatatgcaattttgcccaatgcataaaaaaaactgaaatacgagagtggtagcTGCAGCTAACCTGAGGCACAAAGCACCAGCAATCGGCAAGCGGTGGGTCCGATTCCCCGGAACCCCCTACCTCTGCAGTATGGaaaccctcagtagtgtcctcatcagcaacaacactatcagtcGCGCCTCCCGCTGTCTCCACATCTCAGGATCTAGATGCCCCGGTAGCTGACTCTACAACCCTAATCTTATGTGCCTCCTTATCAGCAATCGAGgatctcctcgcagcctccatctcacggcgctccttcttccttgcccTAGACttatcctcctctcgacccctgCGCCTCTTGGTATGCTATCGATggagaggtggtggaatctccgAAGTGGCAAATAAAGCAGCCAACattgtgtcctcagcaggctctaAACAAGAGTTCTCACACTCAGGCAtcctagcctctaggatcatatcaagaTCTGCTCGCAAACTCTCAATCACAGCCTGAAGGTTCGACACGTCCATCGGAGGGGCTGGCTgggctagcaccctcaactcaaaagtGTCTAAGCGCGGATAAACCTCCGCGATCTTCCTCTCTGTGTGTTGTGCCATCTTAAGCTCCAAGTgctcctccgcctcagcaataAACCTCTGCATCGAAGGCTGTGTGATGCAAAAGTGTGGACATCTGAGCCTCTAGTTTCTGGATTCTAGCAAGCATGACAATAGCGGGGGAAGGGGCTGAGTGAGAGGAGcttggggcagtgctactacccgggataggcTCAACCGTGGTGGTGTCAGTGGGTGCTGAAGTAGATTGTGTAGCCATTTGAGCATGCTCTGCAGTATCAACCAGATTCTTACCAAGTGGAGGCACCTCTGGACGAGGCCCTctacgtggagccaactcattggcctcatcccttatgaggccgatatcaacattTCCCAACGGAGTCATGAGCTTATCAATGTGtcagatgggcacacctgcggacctgcataatGAAAATACCATGCACGGAAAAGGGCAAGTACTGGTGACCTTGAtatccctctcgtgcatgaccgtcTGAAGAAGCCAAGCGAAGTAAACCTCAAACGCGTCCATCATCGCTACCATCAGAACTTCACGATCCGATGTAACTATATTATATGCAGCCATGGGGGagaggcagtggcggacaatcaaccatagaAACTAAGtcgtgaaggtcaagttagccttcCTGATGGATTTCTTTGGCTCCATTACCCTGTCGGAAGCCTCTCCATCAATAGATAAGTGCTGGTCCATctacctcttggtggtctctctcagtgatggctcacgcaagaatCAACCCTCTTTAACAATTTGCCACCAGTAGTTGAACTCGCGGTGAAAGGGGTCCTGGTTGTATAAACATCCTTGCCGTGCAGATaccggcggatggctggcagggacATGTCGACCTATATGCCGCGTACTCTGACATGCTCAAGTGGGGCCTATTTGGCGGGGGAAGCCCGCCTATCTGTCTGTGACCGGAGAGTAGACACATAAGAGGCATAAAACTCTCAGACCAAATCCTCACTGCAGCGGCCCAAAGAACAAGTCGTTCACTCTAGCATGTGTCTAGTGAAAGAGTGTGGATATTTGGCATGGTGGGGAGACTTCCCGTACGGACCCGCCTCTCCAGTGTAAGGGTCTGTGTCATGACTCCTTTATCATTTAGAAGCTTGGCATCTGAATACACTTGGTATTGTCgttgacacaccaccggttgggctggtcagcaATTGGGGCAGGAACTTTAGTCGGTGGGCCTGGAGTGGAATCAATACTGTTAACCTCATCAAACGAGGCAAACTGTGCAGACGTGATGGGTGCAGAGACTTCTGTGGACCCAGAGGCTTCCTCCGagcacgaaactcctaaggaacaATACGCTCTTTCTTCTTGTGTAgatgacccagaaggtgtgctaGCCAGTGTCCGCTCCttatcagactgggaggcagtgactacgctggacgccacctttttgggtgtagATCTTGTTGCACGTGTATTTCATACTCGAGTGGCAGttcctgggggcacgtactcgagATCATGCTCATCATTAGAGCATATAACCAATCGGACATAAGGGCAACAGACTTTGAACGCCCACATGCGTAAACTTGATCTTGTTTCGgtgccattagagatagtacATGTAAAGAATCATTCTTAGTACTAGAAAGATGAAACAAGACTAGCAAAAATGAGACAAAATACACATAAGAGCAAAGTTGTAATGACATCTTTGTAGTAGCAATGAAACACGACGGGCTAGGTGACGGCCCGTCTtgagtatgacggaccgtcatggggttcGTCATGTCTTACCTCAACAATGTTTATTTGGAGACCCTCAGAAAGAAAGTCTATGACAGTTAGGACAAATAAgaaggacggaccatcgtgataATTACGGTTCGTCGTCAATATCCATCGTGGGTCACTTAGAAagagtatggagacccttaggagaagggtctctgacaaccatgacaGTTGTGCAAGATGAACCATCGTGGGTACGATGGTttgtcgtagatgtccgtcagaggacacttagaaaaagttggagatcCTTAGGAATACTGTCTCTGACAACCATAACGGGtgtacaggacggaccgtcgttcacATATGttcgttggtggacacttagagaaaacGAATAATGATGTGTTAGGacagaccctatgacggtccgtcgtgggtaagATGGTTCATCGTcagggtctcgttctgtcattcaATGACAAAACTGAGGATTCCACAATCATCCCCAGTGACTCAAACAGAATACTTGATATTAACATAcatgtttctaacccaaatacctagcaaactagcaatgctaaaacaccaatttctcaagttttaacaaggcaattcgAGGGactctcaacctaggtcagacaaaattggatcaaagagCAAAAACCCACCAAAAATAAATAGTCCaatagtaattgaaaaataaaaatgtagtgTAAATGAATAGAGATTAGAGAGACATAcctgagaagaggagaaaaacaagcaagtgAGGCACTTATCTATCAAGAGCAGAAACACAACAGCAGACTCGAACCAGTAGAAAGGAGATTTTGGGATTTGGGTATTTGGGGAAGTAATGTGTatcagttgatagagaagagaATGAGAAAGGTAGGAAGTTGGAAAGGgaggaaatgggagaaagagggaaagaaacGGTTTTAATGAAGGGGTGGGGAGTTTACAAGGTTGAACACTTTTAAATACCCCAGCCGGGTTAAGTTGGGTTGCTGGTTAATGACGCAACGAGTCCCCGATGACAGTCCATCGCATATGAGACGGTCGGTCATGGGTTCTATCGCGGATgctctaatttttaaaataaatgaaaaatgtacctggcacgacggattTAAAATTGCGGCACAactgaagacacttgattactcagactccaacaagatggtatgcctcgaccacttcattcgccgattcagcatgcccgaaatagatttttatttgttgtccattcaccttaaaccgcacaccctcattggtttccaactcaactgctcaatgggggaatagttgggtaatcaagtaaaggtcagt is part of the Solanum lycopersicum chromosome 1, SLM_r2.1 genome and harbors:
- the LOC138343090 gene encoding uncharacterized protein, producing MKWPLKFDVGDKVYLKISPIKGVMRFGRKGKLSPRYVGPYEILHRVGEVSYELALQTELASIHPVIHVYMLKKCLGDPALILRVECLGVDEDLSYEEVPVEILDRQVKRLRNKEVAIVKLLWRNNLVKGSTWESEAYMRSHHPHLFSS